Within Methanobrevibacter sp., the genomic segment TATAGGGGAGTTCTGTCTGTTTCAAGCCTATTATGTCTTCTTCGGTAACTTTTTTTCTAGGATTCAATAATTCCTCTTTTTCAGTGTCGATTATCAAAGTTCACCGCCTAAAATGCAGGGGGTTATGCAGAAACTAAATCTGCCACCATGTTTGGAATGTTGTAGTTATTGCTGGTAAATGATTCCAATTCTTGCTTGTTTTCTTTATTATGGATTAAAACGCCAAATAGGGCATTGATGCTGATGGATTTTGCATCTACAATAACTTTCATGTGAAAAAAGATTAATTCGTTCAGGCTGTTTTTTGGAACATCTAATCTTTTTGATGCATCATGTATTTCAAGAGCTGTGGGCACATTGTCTTCATCAAAATCAAGCAGCAATCCGGCATCCAATTCTATTGTTTCATGATATGTGAAATCTCGGGTTGCTTTAATTCCAAGTATGTCTGCTGATTCATCATACATGTATTCTACTTCATATGAGTTTTTTTCATTCATTCTATCTCTCCACAATTCTTTCTCTTCTTCTTTTGTCAAAGACATATGCGGTTATAATTGTGATGTTTCTATAATCATCTATCTCAACAATAATATATAAATCCATGTTCTTGTTTTTTTCGTGAGGATAGATTAATTTAAATCGATTTTCTGTTGTTTTATTGATTCCTAACGGAATTTTTTCAAATAGGCATTCGGCAACATATTGGTGAGTATATCCTCTCTCGAACCAATCTTTGAAAATATGTTTATCAAATCTTACAAAATTCGGATTATAGTTTTGAATTATATCCTGTGCCTCTTGAATATTATAATCTATCAATTATCTCACTTTCAAATAGTTTTTAAGAGATATTAATCAAAAAATATTCCTTGAAGATGGTGAATGATTTTTGGGTAATATCTAGTATAATATGTGTATCTGTTATTATATAAGTATTACTTTTTTTCAAATTTATAATAA encodes:
- a CDS encoding DUF2283 domain-containing protein gives rise to the protein MNEKNSYEVEYMYDESADILGIKATRDFTYHETIELDAGLLLDFDEDNVPTALEIHDASKRLDVPKNSLNELIFFHMKVIVDAKSISINALFGVLIHNKENKQELESFTSNNYNIPNMVADLVSA